The segment AGAGTACCTCGAGCGCGCGCTATTCGACGAATCGCTCGGCGTCGTCGAACCCGCCGACAGCTACACCGACGGCCACTTCGACTTCGAGACCGAGGAACCGCGCGAGTGGCGACCCGCACACGGCTGGACGTGGAACGGCTTCGACGGCCCCGTCACCGGCCGCGTGCGGGGTGGCTGTCTCGAGGTCCTCGAGTGGGTCGCCGCCGCCGACCCCGCGGGCGACCTCGTCCCCGCCAGCGAACCCGCCCACGACGACGGCCGCGTCCTCCTCGTCGAGACGAGCGAGGAACTCCCGTCGCCAGCGCACGTCCGCAGGGTCCTCCAGAACCTCGGCGCCCGCGGCACGCTCGACGACCTCGACGCCGTCCTCGTCGGCCGCCCGAAGACCCGCCACGAGGACAGCCCGCCCCAGAGCGAGCGCGACGCCTACCGCCGCCATCAGCGGACCGCGATCGCCGAGACCGTCCGCGACTACGCGGACGCACCCATCCTGTTCGACTTCGACGTCGGTCACACCGACCCGCACGTCCCAGTCCCACTCGGCGCACGCGTCACGCTCGACCCGCGAGAAGAATCCGTCACCTTCCACTGACGTCACCCGAGCGATCCCTCGCCGCCCCGCTACCGGTCCACGAACCGATACCGGTACGGCGGATCGTCGCCGACCACTTCGACCGCGCCCGACTCCGCGCGCCGCCCCAGGACGGTCGCGACGCGATGCGTACTCTCGACGTCGACGTCGTGCTCGTCGAGGACGGCGACGATCTCGCTCGCCGACAGCGGCTCGTCGACGCCGGCACTCGCCAGTACGTCGCGGATGCGCTCGAACTCGCCGTGGTCCACGGGAGTCACACGCGAACGCACGTACGCAACAGGGATAAAACGACGCCCCGAGTGCGACAGATTCGCACGACGAACGCGCTTCGTCGCGGTGTCGCCTCTCACAGCGCGGCCTCGCTCCTCACAGCGCGCTGTCGTGCTCGTCGGCGAAGTCCCGCTGCGCGCGGTACGCGTCGACGAACTCCGCAACGTCGAACTCCAGCATCTGTTGCTCGAACTCCTGGACGGCGTTCTGGTCCTCCGCGTGACTCACCGCGTGCTCCATGAGTTCGACGACGAGTTCCACGACGATCTCGTGGAGGCGCCGCGAGTCGAACTCCGTCACCCACACCATCGTATAGCCGACGCTCCCGTCGTCGCTCACGTCCTTCACGGCGACCGCGTCCGGGAACTCCTCCAGGACGACGCCCATCAGATGGACGGTCCCGAACTCCTCGAAGTCGTCCGCCGGCTCGACGGTCTCCCGGAGGACGGCGACGAGGCTCTCCGGGAAGAAGCGCGACGGCGGGTGGACGTCCTGCACGACCGCGTGCGTGCCCCCGCACGCGCACTCGAACTCGCGGACGCCCATGTCGAGGTCTTTCACGTCGACGCGCTCGCCACAGGACAGCTCCAGTGCGCTACTCGGCGCGTCGTCCCCCGGAACCCGCGGCTCAGGCATACCAGTCGGTTCGGAACGAACGCCTAAAAGCAGCGCGACTCCCGGTCGTGGCCGTCCCGCGTCGCCATGCGAGCGGCCGACTGCCGGTCGCTACGGCCAGTCGTCCCGAACGAGCGACCGGTCGCTACGGCCAGTCGTCCCGAACCGGCTCCTCCTCGGCGGCCGCGTCGTCGCCGACGTCGCTCGCGAGCGGCCACTCCGCGGCGTCGGCCGCGTCCTCCACGGGGAGGTACTCCCAGCCGACGCGGTCGGCGAGGTCCGCGTCGTCGTCGTCCGTCCCGACGAACACGTGCCGGTCCGTGTCGAACTGGTCGTGGACGCTGTCGAGGCTCTCCTCGCGACCGCGCGGGCCGCTGAAGAAGTCCTGGCGGACGCGGTTCTTCCGCGTGAAGTTCGTGACGACGTACGTCGGTTCGTCCGAGACGACGCCGACGTACTTCGCCCAGCCTCGCGCGTCGTCGAAGACGGCCTCCGGGTCCGCGAGCGCCTGCAGCGCCGACAGCTCGAAGGCGAGCGTCATCGTGCCACTATCGGGACCGTTCATGCAAGAGGATGGCCGCCCGTCGCGAAAGAACGTGTCGGTCTGGGGTGGCTCGTGCCGGATCGAGTCGGCCCGGCGTCCGGCGGCATCGGCCACGCTGACGCGAGTCGCCAGCGCGATGCGTGCCGCTTCCGCGTCGGCGTCGAGAATTCGCGTCGGCGTCGAGAACGCCGCCTCCCTCCTGCTCCCCAGTGAACGCCCCTCGCCCCCTAGACGCGTTCGACGCGGAGGTAATCTGTCGACACCACGACGTCGCCGGCGGACAGTCGCGTCCTCGAGGCCGGTACCTCGACTGTCTCCCCCGTGCTCCTCCCGGCGATGCGCCGGTAGGTTCGATCCTCGAGTTGGTCGACGTGCTTCGCGGTGGCGTCCGCCGGGACGGATTCGGTACGGCGCAAACGCAAGCCATCGCTCGTGGTGTCACAGACTGCCATGGGGCGTGGTACAGTATGGCACGCTTTCTGATAAAGTTTGGCGTCGACCACTTCACGAATCACGACGAACCCCCACCGACTATCGCGGCCCCACCGCTATCGGTCACAGTCGACGAAGCGAAGAACGAGACGACCGACTTACTGCTCGGCTTCCGGCGCGTCCAGCCGATCCAGGTCGAGTTCCTCGTCGAGCAGGACCTCCTTCTGGCCGGCGAGGTCGCGCTGCTCGCGAGCGAGCTTCTTCAGCTTCGTCTGCGGCGCCAAGTCCCCGATGAGGACGCCACCGATGACCTTCCCGTCCTTGAACACGACGCGACGCCACTCCGTCTCGGAGTACTTCTGCTCCACGTAGTCGTCGCCGAGCGTCGGATGCCCGAACGAGAGGAACGGGAAGTCGAAGTGCGTGATCGAGTACGACGACACCCACTCGAACACCTCCGACTTGGCGTCCGCGACCATGTTCTTCGCCGCAACCTGTCCCTGCTCCTTCGCCGACCCCCACGAGCCGTTCTGGGCCTGCTCGCCCAGGATGACGTCGTGGAACTGCGTCAGGTCGCCCGCCGCGTACACGTCCTCGACGTTCGTCTGCATGTACTCGTCGACGACGATCCCGTCGTCCAGCTCGATGTCGGTCCCGCGGAGGAACTCCGTGTTGAAGTTCAGGCCGATGGCGACGCCGACGAACTCCCCGTCGTACTCCACGCCGTTCGGGTCGACCGCACCCGTCACCGTGCCGTCGTCGTCGACCGTGAACCGGTCGACGCCGGACTGGAACACCGGCTCCACGCCCTTCTCGCGCAGGCCGTCGTGGATGATCTCCGCGCCCTCCTCGCTGAGCGCGTACCGCCACCAGCAGTCTCCACGCATCAGGTACTTCGCGTCCACGTCCTGCGCGCCACAGATCGCCGCCAGGTCGATCCCGAGCAGACCAGCCCCCACCACGAGCCCGGTCTCGGCCTCGCTCGCGTGCTCCTCGATCCCGCGCGCGTCCTGGAACGTCCAGAAGTGATGGACGCCCTCGGCGTCCGAGTTCTCCACGGGCAGCTGCGTCGGCGTCCCACCGGTCGCGACCAGCAGCTTGTCGTACTCGATGACGTTACCGGCGTGCGTCTCGATCTCGTGCCCGTCCGTGTCGACGTGCGTGACGTGCGTGTTCAGTTCCAGTTCGATGTCCCGCTCCTCGTACCACCCGTCGTCGTGGATGGAGATCGGTGCCTCGGGCATCTTGCCCTTCGCGAACTCCTTTATGAGGATGCGATTGTAGAGGGCCTCCCCCTCGTCCGTGATGACGGTGATGTCGGCGTCGGGTGCCTCCTCGCGGAGTGTCTCGGCCGCTGACGACCCCGCGATCCCATCGCCGATGATCACGTACGAATCGGTCATGTCCGAACGGTTCGGTACGGGGGTTAAAGTGGGTTGCTATCTGCGTAAACGCGCGACGAGGCGGATCTCGTTCCGGGAGACGGCGGCGGGGTTGGCGGCGGCAACGGCGACCGCGCTCGACGCTCGCGACGACGCCGCCGGCCGCCGGTAGTCGTCGAGTGTCGGACGGTAGCATCGCGTTACCGAGACCCAGACCGCGCCCCGCACGCCGCTACGGGGTACCGCCAGCGGGACGTTCTTGGTAACGCAGTCCCAACCCCCGACTAGTCATGAAGATCCGCCAGAACGTCACGCACTTCGCGTTCAAGCAGGCGCTCACGGCGCCCGTGCTCGGCGACGTCGCTCGCGGGAAGCTCGTGGACATGCACACGGACATCTTCCTCGAGAAGGCCGACGCCGACCACCGCGAAGCGCGCCGCGAGCACCTCGACGACTTCTTCGCGGCGACGATGGACGCGTACGTCGCCGCGCTCGACTACTACCCGGAGGCGAAAGCTCGGGAGATAACGCACGTCCAGGCGAACTTCGACTTCTACAACCACGGCTGGACGGAGATGATGGAGTTCCCGACCGACGAGCTCGACGCCCACTACGACCGGTACGCGGAGTTCTTCGAGGACCACGGCGTCACGATCGACGACCCCCTGGGGGAGTTCGCGCCGCCGGGCGGCGTCGCGGACGCGCCGTCGACGCCGGAGCAGCTCGACGACCCAGAGCATCCCTACGCCGAAGGCGGGTTCGCGGACGACGTGTACGTCGAGACCGCCGACGGCGACGTCGTCGTCGGCGGCCAGGACGAGCCCGAGGACGTCGACCCCGAGGAGCACGTCACCGGCGAGTGAGCGGTCGACCGACTCCCTGCCGTTCTCGGACGAACGTTCAAGTGCGAAGCCGCGGCCACGAGCGACGTGTCCTGACCGAGAGCGCGCGAGCGGTCGAGACGGGAGTGCGATGCACCCTCGCGCGAATACCGACCGCGTGCCGCCGTCGTCGACGGTGACGGCGTCCCACCCCTACCGCATCGCCTGTTCGCCAGCTTCCTCCACAACTCGCGCCGCGTCGTCGATGCGGTCCGCGCACTCGAACCCGGCGACGATCCCGCCGTTCAGCGAGCGCTCGGGGTACTGTGCGCGACTCGCCATGCCCGCGTAGTAGACGCCGTCGGCGACGCCCGTCGCGTCCGCGCCGAGGTCGTAGGGGACGACCATGTCGAGGTAGCCGCGCTCGTAGACGGGCGCAGCACGTGGGTTCCGCGAGATCCGGACGGACTCGACCATCTCCTCGTCGAACCGGTCGGGGAACATCTCCGCGACGTGCTCGAGCCAGCGGCGCTCGACCTCGTCGTCGTCGGCCTGCCAGAGCCACTCCTCCGGCGACTGCACGTAGCTCGCGACGTACAGCAGGTGGTCGCCGCCGTAGCGTTCCGGGGGGACGAAGTTCGTGTGCTCGATGAGCGCGCCGAACGGCGCGTCGTGCGCGACGTTCAGCCAGTACGTCTCGTCCATCAGCGACTCGTTCAGCGTGACGACCGCGCAGACCGCGCCCTGGAAGTCGATGTCGCACGTGTAACCGGTGAGGTCCTCGAGGACGTTCGGCATCGCCGCGACGACCACGCTGTCGACGTCGTGACGCTCGCGTCCGGCCGCGGTCTCGACGGTAAGGGACTCGACCGCGCCAGCGCCCCCCTCACGCCCCTCTCCTCCCGTATCGATGTCGACGACGCGCGCACCCGTCTGGACGTTCTCCCGACCGACGCCCTCGATGAGCGCGTCGATGAGCACCGCGAAGCTCCCGTCGAAGTACCCGAGCTGTTCGCCCTTGAGGAGGTCGCGTTCGCCGCGGAACTTGATCCGCCCCAGGAGCCACGCCGCCGACACGTCGTCCTTCCGGTCGCCGAACTTGGCATCCAGCAGGGGTTCGAAGAAGTTCTCGTACACGCCGCGGGTGGTGTGCTCGACGAGGAACTCGCGGATTGGGACGTCCTCGTACGCCTCGAGGTCGTCGTACGTGTCGAAGGAGGGAATGCCGCCGCGGACGTCCACCTCCATCGTGAGCATCCCGAGACGGAACTTGTCGTAGAGGCTCATGTGGGGGTACGCGGCGATCTCCCAGATCGTGTTCAGGGGGTGGACGACGCCGTCGACGTAGTAGCCGTCGTTGCCGTAGATCCACTCGACGCGGTCGCCGACGCCGAGGTCCTCTGCGAGTTCGACGATGGTCTCCTCGCTCTTCGAGAGGTGGTGGTAGAACTTCTCGATTGGGTCGCCGCTCGTCTCGTAGACGGCGGCGAGCCCGCCGAGGTCGTCGCTCGCCTCGAAGACGCGGACGTCGTGGCCGCGTTCCTGGAGTCGGTGTGCGGCGGCGAGTCCGGCGATGCCGCCACCGACGATGCCGACAGTCATGTTCGAACGTGCGATGCCGGTCGGTATGGGTCTGTTGGAGTGTTCGCGGCGGCCAAGGGGAGCGCCGGCCGTTCCGAGGGAGCGAACGGACGGGTCGTTGCGGTCTCCGCTAGGTTTTTCGTGGGGGCCGGGTAAGTCGGGGGCATGCTGACGGTTCGGGCACCGGCGAGTTCGGCGAACCTCGGGAGTGGGTTCGACGTGTTCGGCGTGGCGCTGGGGGTGCCCGCGGACGTGGTGCGCGTGGAGCGCGCCGACGAGACGAGTATCACGGTGACGGGCGTCGGGAGCGAGTACATCCCGGAGGACCCGGCGGGGAACACGGTCGGCGCGGTCGCGGAGGCCCTGGACGCGCCGGCGCACATCCACATCGACAAGGGCGTGCGGCCGGCGTCGGGGCTTGGGTCGTCGGCCGCGTCGGCGGCGGCGGCGGCGGTCGCGTTGAACGAACTGTACGACCGCGGGCGCTCTCGGGAGGAACTCGTGCACGTGGCGGCGAAGGGCGAGGCGGTGGTTTCGGGGGACGCGCACGCGGACAACGTCGCACCGTCGATCCTCGGCGGGTTCACGATCGCGCGCGACGACGGCGTGCTGCAGGTGGACGCGTCCGTGTCGCTCGTCGCGTGCCTGCCGGAGGTCGTGGTGTCGACGCGGGACGCGCGGGACGTGGTGCCGGCGTCGGCGTCGATGGACGACGTGGTTCGGACGGTCGGGTCGGCAGCGACGCTCGTCTCCGGGATGCACCGCGACGACCCGGAGCTGGTCGGGCGGGGACTGGAGGAAGACGTCGTGACGCCGAAGCGGTCGGCGCTCGTCGACGGCTACGACGACGTGAAGGCGGCGGCGCTCGCGTCGGGCGCGACGGGCGTGACGGTGAGTGGCGCTGGCCCGAGCGTGCTGGCGGTGTGCCGGGAGCGCGACCGGCGCGGCGTCGCGGGCGCGATGGTCGAGGCGTTCGAGGACGCGGACGTGTCGGCTCGCGCCTACCAGACGGAGATCGGGCAGGGGGCGACCGTCTACCGGGACTGAGTGTCGGTTCGGTCCACTGGTGGTCGCCTCCACTGGAGGGGTTTTATCACGATTGGGCGTGTTAGTGGTTCGCATGGCTACGCGGAGCGGTCGGCCGTTCGCCAGCGCGCCCCTCGACGGCGTCGTCAGGTCGCTGTACAGCGCTGGGCTCGCGCTAATCGGCGTCGGGTTCGTCGCGGGCGTTCTCGCATCGGCGTCCGTCCTGGAGGCGACCGGGTCCGTGTCGCGGACCGCGGCGACGACGACCGGAGCGCTGGGCGGCCCCCTGGTCGGCGTCGGCGCGGAGTCCGTCGTCCTCCACCTCGCGGCGGTCGCGGTCGCGGCGGGCGTCTGGCTCGTCGGCGCGGGACTCGTCGTGGACGGCCTCGTCGAGTCGTGACCGCCGGCAGTGACGCGCTCGCGGCGGCGGGCGTCCTCGGTCTCGTCGCCGTCGCGGTGGTCGCAGTAGACGTCATCTTCGCACCGGTCGCGGTCTTCGCCGGAGCTGCGGGTGCGGTCGGGTTGGAACTGTTCGCGAGCGTTCGCGCCGCCCGCGTCAGGGCGGTCTGGACGCGACGGGGCGTCCGGGCAGTAGCGGTCGTGCTCGGCGTCGCGGTCGTCGCCGTCGCCACCATCGCGGTCCCGGTCTGGGGCCTGAACGCGCTCGCCGGCGGCCTCCTCGCGTACCTCGCGCTCCTCGCACTCGTCGCGGGCGGCGTCCTCCCGCCCTCGACCGACTGGTTTCGTGGACAGGGAGAGTAGGCCGGCGAGTTGGATCCCGCGTCGGCCGCCCCGTCAGAACCGGTACTCGCCCTGGACGTCGGCGTCGTCGAACTGGCGGCCGCCGTCTCGGTCCCCGTCGTCGTCGCGCGACGTCTCCGCGAGGCAGGTCGCACAGAGCCCCGGGTCGCGCTCGTAATGCGTGTCGCAGGCGAGCGCGCCGCAGCGCTCGCAGCGGTCGACCGCTTGCGCGGACTCGCAGATCTGGCACAGGCCCGAGACGCTCATGTGGACCCGTTCGCGTTCGTCGTGCAAGAGTCTGGCTGTCGCGGGCGTCTGACTGCCACGGGGGCTGGCTGTCGTTGGGAGCCGAGCGTTTTAGGCGTTCGCAGTCCCTGGCTCCGAACGTGAGGGACTCCCCGCTGCTGTTCGGGCTGGCGTCCGTGTTCGCCGGCCTGACGACGATGCTCGCGGTCGTCGCCATCGTCACGAGGGAGGCGTTCGTGCTCGCGATCGCGCTTCCCTTCGCCGCGACGGGCTACTTCATGTGGTACCAGGCGACGGGGCGGATGCGCGAGCGCGTCGCGGAGGGCGTGAACGCGGACGGCTCCCGGTTCGCCGAGCAGAAGGCTCGCGAGGGCGCCCAGCGCGGCCGGAGTCGGTTCGCGCGCGAAGCGCGCCGTCGCATCGACCGCGAGCGACGACGGCGGGCACGAGCGAGCGGGCGGCGCGCGCGGACGAGCACCGCGGGCGGCGCCGGCGCTGGTGCCGCCCGCGGCGCCAGCCGTCGCGGTGGCGATCGTGGTCGACGCGTCGCCCAGCGCGACGGGCCGAGCCTCGAGGAGGCGTACCACCGCCTGGGGCTCGACCCGGGCGCGAGCGAGGAAGCCGTCCGCGAGGCGTACCGCGAGCGCGTGAAGGACGTCCACCCCGACACCGCCGACGGCGACGAGGAGGCGTTCAAGCGCGTCACGGCCGCGTACGAGCGCCTCACCGGCGAGTAACCGCCGCCGTTAGCCCCTACGATTATGTAGCCGGAACGGATTGAGAGCCATAGTGAATCAGGGGGGTATCCGCGTCCTCCACGTCGACGACGACGAGCGCTTCGGCGCGCTCGCGGCGTCGTTCCTGGGGCGACTGGGGTCGTTCGACGTGACGACGCGAACGGGGTACGAGAGCGCGATGACTGCGGTCGACGAGGAGTCGTTCGACTGCGTCGTCTGCGACTACGACCTCGGTGCGTACGACGGCCTCGACGTCCTCGACGCGGTCCGCGAGCGCGACCCCGAGGTTCCGTTCGTGTTGTTCACCGCGAAGGGCTCGGAGCAGGTGGCGAGCGACGCCATCGCCGCCGATGCGACGGACTACCTCCAGAAGGGCAGCGGGGGACGCAGCCAGTTCGAGCTGCTCGCGAACCGCGTCGAGAGCGCGGTCGGCGAGGCCCGGACGCGCGAACGCCTGCGGTCGAACCGTCGGCGCGTCCGGCACCTCCACGAGGTCGCTCCCGAGTTCGCGCAGTGCACGAGCGCGGCGGCCGTCCACCGGACGACGGTGTCGGCCGCCGAGCGCATCCTCGACTTCGAGTGGGTGTTCGTCGCCGTCCCCGTCGACGGCCAGTTCGAGAGCCGGCCGCGCGAACACGAGGGCGCGTTCATGCTCGAAGAGCCGTTCGCGCTCGACGAGGGCATCGTCGGGGAGACGTTCCAGTCGGGCGAACCGCACGTCGTCGACGACCTCCGGGCGGAGCCGCTCGCGACGCCCGCAGACGACCAGTTCCGGTCCGGGCTGTCGGTCCCCGTCGGCGAGCAAGCGGTCCTGCAGGCGGTCAGCGACCGGACGGGGGCGTTCGACGAGTACGACCGCGAGCACGCGGAACTGCTCGCGTCGCACGCCGCGGCGGCGCTGTCGCGCATCGAGTCCGAGCAACTGTACCGGACGCTCGTCGAGCAGAGCCACGACGGCATCTACGTCTACCAGGGGTCGTCGTTCCAGTTCGTGAACGACCGCGTCGCCGAACTCACGGGGTACGCGAAGGCGGACCTGTACGAGATGGACCTGTGGTCGCTCGTCCACGAGGACGACCGCGAGAACGTCAAGGAGTCGGCGCGAGGCGCCGAGGACGGCCCGGTCGTTCGCGAGGCTCGCATCGTCAGGAAGGACGGGACGGTCCGGCACATGGCGCTGTCGACCGCGCAGATCACGTACGACGGCGAGCCGGCGTTCATGGGCGCGGCCCGGGACGTCACCGAACGCAAGCGTCACGAGCGCCAGTTAGAGCGGACGAACGAGCGCCTGGAGCAGTTCGCGAGCGTCGTCAGTCACGACCTCAAGAACCCGCTCGCGGTCGCGGAGGGGAACCTGGAGATGGCGCGTGAGACCGGCGACGACGAGCACCTCGAGAGCGCGAGCGAGGCCCTCGATCGGATGTCGACGCTCGTCACGGACGTCCTCGCGCTCGCTCGCGAGGGGAGTACGGTCGTCGACCCGGACGGGGTCTTCCTCTCGTCGGTCGCGAGCGCCGCGTGGACGGTCGTCGACACCGGCGACGCGTCGTTCGTCCTCGACGACGACGCGCACGTCCGCGCCGACGAGAACCGACTCAAGCGCCTGCTCGAGAACTGCTTCAGGAACGCGGTCGAGCACGGGACTGCGGACGGGTCGGTGACGGTGACTGTGGGTGCGCTCGAGGACGAGACCGGATTCTACGTCGCCGACGACGGTCCCGGCATCCCCGAGGGCGAGCGCGAGGCGGTGTTCGAGTCCGGCGTGACGAACAGCCCGGACGGGACCGGGTTCGGGCTCGCGATCGTCGCGGAGATCGCCGACGCGCACGAGTGGCGGGTCGGGGCGACCGAGAGCGAAGACGGCGGTGCTCGCATCGAAGTCGCGGACGTCGAGCCGGTCGCGGACGCTCGCGCGGACGCCGACGCCGTCGCCGACGACGCCTGATAGCACGCACACGGTGTCCACCCGAGCAATCGAGACGCTGGTGTGCCAAACGCACCCGTGTGACGGGAAGCCTTATGCGAGTCTCTCACTAACGACGCGATATGAGCCCTGACAGGGCCGTGTTGCAGCGCGCCCTCGACCGCGGCGAGCGCGAGGGTGGGAGCGTCGAGTTCAAGGAGCGACTCCGGAAGG is part of the Halorubellus sp. JP-L1 genome and harbors:
- a CDS encoding LD-carboxypeptidase; this translates as MPKPVQSPPVADDQSVLVLPTSSQVPGFVVDRAADRLRKRFDVAVERSPLLDADGPPAPDDVASALEAAFRDPDVGAVVAASGGDRQVRVLEHLDRDALAANPTRFFGISDNTNLHCALASADVVSYYGGQCLPGLALDNALADYTAEYLERALFDESLGVVEPADSYTDGHFDFETEEPREWRPAHGWTWNGFDGPVTGRVRGGCLEVLEWVAAADPAGDLVPASEPAHDDGRVLLVETSEELPSPAHVRRVLQNLGARGTLDDLDAVLVGRPKTRHEDSPPQSERDAYRRHQRTAIAETVRDYADAPILFDFDVGHTDPHVPVPLGARVTLDPREESVTFH
- a CDS encoding DUF5815 family protein; the protein is MPEPRVPGDDAPSSALELSCGERVDVKDLDMGVREFECACGGTHAVVQDVHPPSRFFPESLVAVLRETVEPADDFEEFGTVHLMGVVLEEFPDAVAVKDVSDDGSVGYTMVWVTEFDSRRLHEIVVELVVELMEHAVSHAEDQNAVQEFEQQMLEFDVAEFVDAYRAQRDFADEHDSAL
- a CDS encoding NAD(P)/FAD-dependent oxidoreductase, which produces MTDSYVIIGDGIAGSSAAETLREEAPDADITVITDEGEALYNRILIKEFAKGKMPEAPISIHDDGWYEERDIELELNTHVTHVDTDGHEIETHAGNVIEYDKLLVATGGTPTQLPVENSDAEGVHHFWTFQDARGIEEHASEAETGLVVGAGLLGIDLAAICGAQDVDAKYLMRGDCWWRYALSEEGAEIIHDGLREKGVEPVFQSGVDRFTVDDDGTVTGAVDPNGVEYDGEFVGVAIGLNFNTEFLRGTDIELDDGIVVDEYMQTNVEDVYAAGDLTQFHDVILGEQAQNGSWGSAKEQGQVAAKNMVADAKSEVFEWVSSYSITHFDFPFLSFGHPTLGDDYVEQKYSETEWRRVVFKDGKVIGGVLIGDLAPQTKLKKLAREQRDLAGQKEVLLDEELDLDRLDAPEAEQ
- a CDS encoding DUF6149 family protein, with the translated sequence MKIRQNVTHFAFKQALTAPVLGDVARGKLVDMHTDIFLEKADADHREARREHLDDFFAATMDAYVAALDYYPEAKAREITHVQANFDFYNHGWTEMMEFPTDELDAHYDRYAEFFEDHGVTIDDPLGEFAPPGGVADAPSTPEQLDDPEHPYAEGGFADDVYVETADGDVVVGGQDEPEDVDPEEHVTGE
- a CDS encoding NAD(P)/FAD-dependent oxidoreductase, translated to MTVGIVGGGIAGLAAAHRLQERGHDVRVFEASDDLGGLAAVYETSGDPIEKFYHHLSKSEETIVELAEDLGVGDRVEWIYGNDGYYVDGVVHPLNTIWEIAAYPHMSLYDKFRLGMLTMEVDVRGGIPSFDTYDDLEAYEDVPIREFLVEHTTRGVYENFFEPLLDAKFGDRKDDVSAAWLLGRIKFRGERDLLKGEQLGYFDGSFAVLIDALIEGVGRENVQTGARVVDIDTGGEGREGGAGAVESLTVETAAGRERHDVDSVVVAAMPNVLEDLTGYTCDIDFQGAVCAVVTLNESLMDETYWLNVAHDAPFGALIEHTNFVPPERYGGDHLLYVASYVQSPEEWLWQADDDEVERRWLEHVAEMFPDRFDEEMVESVRISRNPRAAPVYERGYLDMVVPYDLGADATGVADGVYYAGMASRAQYPERSLNGGIVAGFECADRIDDAARVVEEAGEQAMR
- a CDS encoding homoserine kinase — its product is MLTVRAPASSANLGSGFDVFGVALGVPADVVRVERADETSITVTGVGSEYIPEDPAGNTVGAVAEALDAPAHIHIDKGVRPASGLGSSAASAAAAAVALNELYDRGRSREELVHVAAKGEAVVSGDAHADNVAPSILGGFTIARDDGVLQVDASVSLVACLPEVVVSTRDARDVVPASASMDDVVRTVGSAATLVSGMHRDDPELVGRGLEEDVVTPKRSALVDGYDDVKAAALASGATGVTVSGAGPSVLAVCRERDRRGVAGAMVEAFEDADVSARAYQTEIGQGATVYRD
- a CDS encoding J domain-containing protein — encoded protein: MRDSPLLFGLASVFAGLTTMLAVVAIVTREAFVLAIALPFAATGYFMWYQATGRMRERVAEGVNADGSRFAEQKAREGAQRGRSRFAREARRRIDRERRRRARASGRRARTSTAGGAGAGAARGASRRGGDRGRRVAQRDGPSLEEAYHRLGLDPGASEEAVREAYRERVKDVHPDTADGDEEAFKRVTAAYERLTGE
- a CDS encoding PAS domain S-box protein, translating into MNQGGIRVLHVDDDERFGALAASFLGRLGSFDVTTRTGYESAMTAVDEESFDCVVCDYDLGAYDGLDVLDAVRERDPEVPFVLFTAKGSEQVASDAIAADATDYLQKGSGGRSQFELLANRVESAVGEARTRERLRSNRRRVRHLHEVAPEFAQCTSAAAVHRTTVSAAERILDFEWVFVAVPVDGQFESRPREHEGAFMLEEPFALDEGIVGETFQSGEPHVVDDLRAEPLATPADDQFRSGLSVPVGEQAVLQAVSDRTGAFDEYDREHAELLASHAAAALSRIESEQLYRTLVEQSHDGIYVYQGSSFQFVNDRVAELTGYAKADLYEMDLWSLVHEDDRENVKESARGAEDGPVVREARIVRKDGTVRHMALSTAQITYDGEPAFMGAARDVTERKRHERQLERTNERLEQFASVVSHDLKNPLAVAEGNLEMARETGDDEHLESASEALDRMSTLVTDVLALAREGSTVVDPDGVFLSSVASAAWTVVDTGDASFVLDDDAHVRADENRLKRLLENCFRNAVEHGTADGSVTVTVGALEDETGFYVADDGPGIPEGEREAVFESGVTNSPDGTGFGLAIVAEIADAHEWRVGATESEDGGARIEVADVEPVADARADADAVADDA